Proteins encoded by one window of Cuniculiplasma divulgatum:
- a CDS encoding SDR family oxidoreductase: protein MTDKSEKIILVTGGSKGIGRAIAIKLAESGYTVAITYNKSEKQAKELSNAYSNIHPFHVDVTDREQIRMMVKDIHEKIGTLSGIVNDAGIWHLFPFEKFEEEKYQQIMDTNLKGPVYVVLETLNDLKMNRGTIVNIASNAGVGTAAMNTTFYSVSKAALIMLTKRMALEFESYGIRANAVAPGWIKTDLTVGGKTGEEVKELEESFISRSTVKRTGKPEDVAELVAYLLSDVSEFMNGQVLVIDGGRKDNLTHSI from the coding sequence ATGACAGATAAGAGCGAAAAAATAATACTTGTAACTGGAGGTTCTAAGGGAATAGGAAGGGCTATTGCAATTAAATTAGCAGAATCAGGATATACTGTTGCAATAACATATAACAAATCAGAAAAACAGGCTAAAGAATTATCAAATGCTTACAGTAACATCCACCCATTCCATGTTGATGTAACTGATCGGGAGCAGATAAGAATGATGGTGAAAGATATCCACGAGAAAATTGGCACACTGAGTGGAATTGTAAATGATGCTGGCATCTGGCATCTATTTCCCTTCGAGAAATTTGAGGAAGAAAAATATCAACAGATCATGGACACAAACCTTAAAGGTCCTGTATATGTGGTTCTGGAAACACTTAATGACCTGAAGATGAACAGGGGAACTATAGTTAATATAGCCTCCAATGCAGGTGTTGGAACCGCAGCAATGAATACAACATTCTACTCTGTATCAAAGGCTGCTCTCATTATGCTGACAAAAAGAATGGCCCTAGAGTTTGAATCATATGGAATCCGTGCAAATGCTGTTGCCCCAGGATGGATCAAAACGGATCTTACAGTAGGAGGAAAGACAGGCGAAGAGGTAAAAGAACTTGAGGAAAGCTTCATTTCCAGGTCAACAGTAAAAAGAACCGGAAAGCCAGAAGATGTGGCGGAGCTTGTTGCATATCTTTTATCAGATGTATCAGAATTCATGAATGGACAGGTTCTTGTGATAGATGGGGGTAGAAAGGATAATCTTACCCATTCTATCTAA
- a CDS encoding transcription factor S has protein sequence MFCSKCGSLIIPGRDKNICPVCGHEEKGNRKMDGKVVAKSTEKDVVMIKEEVHIEPLDSEAVCPKCGNKGAYYVLKQTRAADEPETAIYTCAKCGHRWREY, from the coding sequence ATGTTTTGCTCAAAATGCGGATCACTTATAATACCAGGAAGAGACAAGAATATATGCCCCGTTTGTGGACATGAGGAAAAGGGTAACAGAAAAATGGATGGAAAGGTTGTTGCAAAGAGTACTGAAAAGGATGTTGTGATGATTAAAGAGGAGGTTCATATTGAACCTCTTGATTCGGAGGCAGTATGCCCAAAGTGTGGAAATAAAGGTGCCTACTATGTTCTGAAGCAGACAAGGGCGGCAGATGAACCCGAGACGGCAATATATACCTGCGCTAAATGTGGCCACAGGTGGAGAGAGTATTAG
- a CDS encoding FAD-dependent oxidoreductase, producing MEGYDFLIIGSGITGINIGMELTKKGFKTLNIDRSMDLGYPVSGSCFISLSVFNQYFRSYEEHVNGIFSSIIIKDENSEEEISLSAEKKIVSMDREKIVRQMATDLSQIGGKISIASTMNTYNLAENGRLRVNLKREGKDTSAEIGKIILATGNPEESSIRHDKNCKFTRSRSVYSRGKLGKFPVESFRVAINKDMVSIEAIYMGSREVLQINQEQEAVAGAEATFRYGTLKHSCFPQTDPDIIASGNMLGTANLTGTGIGFSMDYNQFLIDRISGDREELLEKYNSMNLKNDFTRMDLVDSILHRIPVYS from the coding sequence ATGGAAGGTTATGATTTCCTGATTATAGGTTCTGGAATAACAGGAATCAACATTGGAATGGAGCTCACAAAAAAAGGTTTCAAAACACTTAACATAGACAGGTCTATGGATCTTGGATATCCTGTTTCTGGAAGTTGTTTCATTTCCCTCAGTGTATTCAACCAATATTTCAGGAGTTATGAAGAACATGTAAACGGAATTTTCTCATCCATAATTATCAAAGATGAGAATTCTGAGGAAGAAATTTCTCTTTCCGCTGAAAAAAAAATAGTAAGCATGGACAGGGAAAAGATTGTGCGTCAGATGGCAACCGATCTCTCTCAGATTGGTGGAAAAATCAGCATAGCATCAACAATGAATACATATAATCTTGCTGAAAACGGCAGGCTGAGGGTAAATCTGAAAAGGGAAGGAAAGGATACATCTGCTGAAATAGGAAAGATAATCCTTGCAACTGGAAATCCTGAGGAGAGTTCCATCAGGCATGATAAAAATTGTAAATTTACCAGATCGCGTTCAGTTTATTCAAGGGGAAAACTTGGGAAATTTCCTGTGGAAAGTTTCAGGGTTGCCATAAATAAGGATATGGTTTCCATAGAGGCAATATATATGGGCTCTAGAGAAGTACTTCAGATAAATCAGGAACAGGAGGCTGTAGCCGGGGCAGAGGCTACATTCAGGTACGGTACACTGAAACATAGTTGCTTTCCGCAAACTGATCCTGATATTATTGCATCAGGAAATATGCTTGGAACGGCAAATCTCACAGGTACAGGAATAGGATTTTCCATGGATTATAACCAGTTCCTGATTGACAGAATTTCAGGAGACAGGGAAGAACTACTGGAAAAATATAACTCAATGAATCTAAAAAATGACTTCACAAGAATGGATCTGGTTGACTCTATACTTCACAGGATACCCGTATATTCCTAA
- a CDS encoding mRNA surveillance protein pelota gives MKLRQNEEGWREILIENLDDLWYLKNIIDSGTVIRKTVLRREEKSEDMERSKETSRKPVTLEIRPEEVYFQPFTDRLRIQGIITKGPEGTLGQHQSLYISEGENVEILKDKWDRSSENLIRDAMLKASNNALFIVMDDETAIFCILRDYGLQTQAKIYSGKSGKEYAGNYSRKNYFEEILRTLNSIKFAGPVVITGPGFEGEMFEKFLKENSSGMKINFVPSTREDENAVFEIINTEAVRKIIGDSRSARERKYMEQFMEGLARNSMVAYGREEILRLSSTGAIDKLLVLEDSFRNEDFQKIIENVSLSGGEVIIMSSDGEYGKTLKNFGNIVALLRYNA, from the coding sequence ATGAAACTCAGACAGAATGAAGAAGGATGGAGAGAAATCCTCATTGAGAACCTGGACGATCTATGGTATTTAAAAAATATTATAGACTCCGGTACAGTAATAAGAAAAACAGTTCTTAGAAGAGAAGAGAAAAGTGAGGATATGGAAAGGAGTAAGGAGACTTCCAGAAAGCCAGTCACCCTGGAGATAAGGCCAGAAGAGGTATATTTCCAGCCATTCACTGATAGACTGAGAATTCAGGGAATAATAACAAAAGGACCAGAGGGAACACTGGGACAGCATCAGTCACTTTACATATCTGAGGGAGAAAATGTGGAGATTCTTAAGGACAAATGGGACAGATCCAGCGAGAATCTAATCAGGGATGCAATGCTGAAAGCATCGAACAATGCTCTTTTCATAGTTATGGATGATGAAACTGCAATATTCTGTATACTTAGGGATTATGGGCTTCAGACACAGGCGAAGATATACTCAGGAAAATCTGGAAAGGAATATGCTGGGAATTATTCAAGAAAAAACTACTTCGAGGAGATATTAAGGACTCTTAATTCAATAAAATTCGCAGGTCCAGTTGTAATAACCGGTCCAGGTTTTGAAGGGGAAATGTTTGAAAAGTTCCTGAAGGAAAACAGCAGTGGTATGAAGATTAATTTCGTGCCATCAACGAGAGAGGATGAAAACGCAGTCTTTGAAATAATAAACACTGAGGCAGTCAGGAAAATAATAGGTGACTCCAGATCAGCCAGGGAGAGAAAATACATGGAGCAATTCATGGAAGGGTTGGCAAGGAATTCGATGGTAGCCTATGGAAGGGAAGAAATATTAAGACTTTCATCAACTGGAGCCATTGATAAATTGCTTGTTCTGGAGGATAGTTTTAGAAATGAGGACTTTCAGAAAATAATAGAAAATGTCAGTTTATCAGGGGGAGAGGTGATAATAATGAGTTCGGATGGGGAATATGGCAAAACACTGAAGAACTTTGGTAATATTGTCGCGCTTCTAAGGTATAATGCATAA
- a CDS encoding MBL fold metallo-hydrolase, translated as MLIPVSRNIFRWRSNDPELGIDQYGTMLLKGDSIVIIDPPMVPGLVEAIKTLGKPECVIMTSPAHSRGSNILARRLGIELYIPEITENDEKEREIKSLHLDWAKRYNEHTKLPIGIKAHHMRPMTENGDIVVDEMELEFENFLILGDSAWGVNGKINYFPANIMPDEGRTKETANRKALEALIKKTAAKSLISGHGEVIHGLS; from the coding sequence ATGTTAATACCTGTTTCAAGGAACATATTTAGATGGAGATCAAATGATCCAGAGCTGGGAATAGATCAATATGGCACGATGCTTCTGAAAGGAGATTCTATTGTTATAATAGATCCGCCAATGGTTCCAGGATTAGTTGAGGCAATCAAGACACTGGGAAAACCTGAGTGCGTAATAATGACCAGTCCTGCGCATTCAAGGGGAAGTAACATTCTTGCCAGGCGACTGGGCATTGAATTATACATTCCAGAAATCACAGAGAATGATGAAAAAGAGAGGGAAATAAAATCTCTTCATCTGGACTGGGCAAAAAGATACAATGAACATACGAAATTACCAATTGGAATAAAGGCTCACCATATGAGACCAATGACAGAAAACGGCGATATTGTAGTTGATGAAATGGAACTTGAGTTTGAAAACTTCCTAATTCTTGGAGATTCCGCATGGGGCGTCAATGGAAAGATAAACTACTTTCCTGCCAATATTATGCCAGACGAGGGAAGAACAAAGGAAACTGCCAACAGAAAAGCTCTTGAAGCCCTCATAAAAAAGACTGCAGCAAAAAGCCTCATTTCCGGCCATGGAGAAGTAATCCATGGCTTATCCTGA
- a CDS encoding UbiX family flavin prenyltransferase, whose amino-acid sequence MKVILGITGASGSILAQRFLETADAEIHLVISSNSDQVIQYETGHDSSSFRKMASFSYDDKDVAARISSGSFIFNAMVVMPCSMNTLAKIAAGISDSLITRAAAVALKERRRLILVPREMPLSEIALENMIRITRAGGIIAAAMPAFYTKPRSVEDMVDFMVGRVMDLCGMDNTLVKRWKEEERD is encoded by the coding sequence ATGAAAGTTATTCTAGGTATCACTGGAGCCTCTGGCAGCATACTGGCCCAAAGGTTTCTTGAAACTGCAGATGCAGAAATACATCTGGTTATTTCATCAAACTCAGATCAGGTAATCCAGTATGAAACAGGGCATGACTCTTCATCGTTCAGAAAAATGGCATCATTTTCATATGATGATAAGGATGTAGCTGCAAGAATCAGTTCAGGAAGCTTTATCTTCAACGCCATGGTTGTAATGCCATGCTCAATGAATACGCTGGCAAAAATAGCAGCAGGAATATCTGATTCCCTCATAACAAGGGCTGCTGCAGTGGCACTTAAGGAAAGGAGAAGGCTAATACTTGTTCCAAGGGAAATGCCGCTGAGCGAGATAGCACTTGAGAACATGATACGAATCACAAGGGCAGGTGGAATTATAGCTGCAGCCATGCCAGCATTTTATACTAAACCCAGAAGTGTAGAAGACATGGTTGATTTCATGGTCGGGAGGGTTATGGATCTGTGCGGCATGGACAACACCCTGGTTAAGAGATGGAAGGAGGAAGAGAGAGATTAG
- a CDS encoding glyoxalase superfamily protein: MINKIEPIILFVKNFGECKSFYRDKLGLKEQSPSNDENSNFVTFRLANITFSLHGGFKGTQTGPLNIHFVTEDIEEEVRRLKNSGVRFVREIENVPWGGKEAAFIDPDGNEMDLYEPA; the protein is encoded by the coding sequence ATGATAAATAAGATTGAACCAATTATATTGTTTGTTAAAAATTTCGGCGAATGTAAGAGCTTCTACAGGGATAAGCTTGGCCTTAAGGAACAAAGTCCCTCCAACGACGAAAATTCTAATTTTGTAACATTTAGGCTCGCAAACATCACATTTTCCCTTCATGGTGGTTTCAAAGGCACACAAACAGGACCACTAAATATCCATTTCGTTACAGAAGATATTGAAGAAGAAGTAAGAAGATTAAAAAATTCAGGAGTAAGGTTCGTCAGAGAAATAGAGAATGTTCCATGGGGTGGAAAGGAGGCAGCGTTTATAGATCCTGATGGAAACGAAATGGATCTATATGAGCCCGCATAG
- a CDS encoding endonuclease III domain-containing protein, with amino-acid sequence MVSNRGDDKANVSRIIELMEQQSPPHHFEFSDPFWVLITTIMSHRTKDEVTDKAARGLYERYHDCNGLSKAEYDDVLTIINKVGFKTVKAARVIEAAKYLKNRYNCQVPRSIEELTEIKGVGRKTANVVLSDGFGIPAIAVDTHVQRISTRIGWSDSSDPDVTEMKLRSLIPEKLWLGLNPMMVEFGKKICRPVGPKCEQCNVSEYCKFFKTQKKKKDEMKKSQTGKN; translated from the coding sequence ATGGTTTCCAATAGAGGAGATGATAAGGCAAACGTTTCCAGAATTATTGAACTTATGGAACAGCAAAGCCCACCACACCACTTTGAGTTCTCTGATCCCTTCTGGGTTCTTATTACCACCATAATGTCCCACAGAACGAAAGACGAGGTTACGGATAAGGCAGCAAGAGGTCTGTATGAAAGGTATCATGACTGTAATGGATTATCAAAAGCTGAGTATGATGATGTTTTAACCATCATTAATAAGGTCGGCTTTAAAACTGTAAAGGCTGCAAGAGTTATAGAGGCGGCAAAGTATCTTAAGAATAGGTATAACTGTCAGGTTCCAAGATCAATTGAAGAACTTACCGAGATTAAGGGTGTTGGTAGGAAGACTGCGAATGTGGTTTTATCTGATGGCTTTGGAATACCGGCAATCGCGGTTGATACCCATGTGCAGAGAATAAGCACGAGGATTGGATGGTCTGATTCCAGTGACCCAGATGTTACTGAAATGAAATTGAGGTCTCTTATTCCAGAAAAACTTTGGTTAGGTCTGAATCCCATGATGGTAGAGTTCGGCAAGAAAATATGCAGGCCGGTAGGACCAAAATGCGAACAGTGTAATGTTTCAGAATACTGTAAGTTTTTTAAAACTCAAAAAAAGAAGAAAGATGAAATGAAAAAGTCACAAACTGGAAAAAACTGA
- a CDS encoding signal recognition particle protein Srp54 gives MALDNLSSSLRETFRKITGSSYIDKNVIKEMIRDIQRALLKADVNVKLTLDLSRKIEERSENEKPPAGMTPQDYILKIVYEELLAILGKSSNLKIQPQTIMLVGLYGQGKTTTAGKLARFFIKKGLSTGFVACDVHRPAAFEQLRTLSEQTGAKFFGIKGEKNPVKIFNQSIEELKDIQVKIVDTSGRDSLDSDLLDEITKLKKTVNPDEVLLVIDATVGQQAGPQAKSLMDATGLTGVIITKMDGTGKAGGALSAVAQTGVPVYMIGTGEHLEDFEIFSPKKFLGRLLGMGDPEALLDVAQEADISDEKAEETMTKIMSGKFNLMDMYDIWEKFAKPSLMKRLFDSIPVGKMPKGASNMLDLDAAQEKIGKYTVILDSMTYKELENPEIINAKVIRRVSRGSGTQEQDVRNLLKEFRAMKENAKMMKGNRALKKMMRGQMKGNPDLLKEFED, from the coding sequence TTGGCCCTGGATAATTTATCAAGCTCACTGAGAGAAACTTTCAGGAAGATAACTGGCTCCAGTTACATTGACAAAAATGTAATTAAGGAGATGATAAGGGATATTCAGAGGGCTCTTCTTAAAGCAGACGTGAATGTCAAACTTACGCTTGATCTCAGCAGGAAGATAGAAGAACGATCAGAAAATGAGAAACCACCAGCGGGAATGACTCCACAGGACTACATTTTAAAAATTGTTTATGAGGAACTGCTCGCTATCCTGGGAAAATCATCAAACCTGAAGATACAGCCCCAGACAATAATGCTTGTTGGTCTGTATGGTCAGGGAAAAACAACCACTGCTGGAAAGCTTGCAAGATTCTTTATAAAGAAGGGTCTCTCTACAGGATTTGTTGCCTGTGATGTACACAGGCCGGCTGCATTTGAGCAGTTAAGGACCCTGTCAGAGCAAACAGGAGCCAAGTTCTTTGGTATAAAGGGAGAGAAGAATCCAGTAAAGATATTCAATCAATCCATTGAGGAATTAAAGGATATTCAGGTAAAGATTGTTGATACCAGTGGACGAGATTCACTGGATAGCGACCTTTTGGATGAAATCACTAAGCTAAAGAAAACTGTTAACCCTGACGAAGTTCTCCTGGTGATTGATGCAACAGTCGGTCAGCAGGCTGGACCGCAGGCTAAATCCCTAATGGATGCAACAGGTCTCACTGGTGTAATTATTACTAAAATGGATGGAACGGGAAAGGCAGGAGGAGCGCTTAGCGCCGTTGCACAGACTGGAGTGCCTGTCTACATGATCGGAACTGGAGAACATCTGGAGGATTTTGAAATATTCAGCCCGAAGAAATTCCTTGGAAGACTTCTTGGCATGGGAGACCCAGAAGCCTTACTTGATGTTGCACAGGAGGCAGACATAAGTGACGAAAAAGCTGAAGAGACCATGACAAAGATCATGAGTGGAAAATTTAACCTCATGGATATGTACGATATATGGGAAAAGTTCGCGAAACCTTCACTGATGAAGAGACTTTTTGATTCAATTCCCGTTGGAAAGATGCCAAAGGGAGCGAGTAATATGCTTGATCTTGATGCAGCACAGGAAAAAATAGGTAAATATACAGTCATCCTTGATTCTATGACCTACAAAGAACTTGAGAACCCTGAAATAATAAATGCAAAGGTTATCAGAAGAGTGTCCAGAGGTTCTGGAACTCAGGAGCAGGACGTCAGAAACCTCCTGAAGGAGTTCAGGGCCATGAAGGAAAATGCCAAAATGATGAAGGGTAACCGTGCCCTTAAGAAAATGATGAGGGGGCAAATGAAGGGTAATCCTGATCTGCTAAAGGAGTTCGAGGATTAG
- a CDS encoding penicillin acylase family protein — protein sequence MGKKLLVIIVVLSFIIVGSMSYVSNSLNILNPSTGVFRSADGTNFTSCNFIVPGLENEVNITIDNSGMAHITAKNNHDLFYAQGYYSACQRLFQMELQATVAAGNLSNFVGKSGLQSDYTMRLIGLSRDAYNLERDLKANYTGYFNYIKWYTEGVDAYINNTNSVSTHLGFHLLGIKPFRWTVFDSLVWQEYMSWSLATGSTNVLQSDLFVNSLGFANYSEIWPYYPYYTENITMIPGSGTVNGFSLSEQGISPSYLWKQDFFQEWATGISTNLLSNLSKLIKDSCDNISDPYNLPGSHLTGSPIGSNSWVITSSHSSDSDPMMANDPHLPLLAPSLWIEFQLKDPGFNITGWGLAGLPGILIGHTKNTSFGLTTPEGNSANDYVEFLKGDSYLYNGTYIPMKSCSYTQAGIDYKIYMTNNGPLIGRIGNIGISMNWDASSPSTDLIAEILLDQASNYSQMLNALKYWGPAPPQNFALVSLHHAGYITAGGYPLIRETLPDGKTLKVVGSVSLLNGSNPQYRENGYVPFNYLPQAVNPSRGYMFAPNQPTVGKNYPFPFIGSYWSTGGRAETIDHYLQNHSKMDISNMMALQSNVTDYWASQFNPIILKAISGMKSMNSSEEEAYSLLLSWNYSFYEPMKNPTVYQYVTAAFYNITYDKVLKEKGIYNYTPCVYINTAIFMARNDPTSSWFNGNFTLTMQKAFVMAIAFMDSKLGGENNWDWGNIHKLEIASLTGISSLGIGPMPIWGGRHTVSVGSIPRLLEYPLPCVSIGSSLRTIARPGSGTFYGVFPGGPSENILSHWFDNQLPKWLNHQYYPMQGLPVEVRITYEP from the coding sequence ATGGGTAAAAAACTACTTGTCATAATTGTTGTGTTATCATTTATAATTGTAGGATCAATGTCATATGTTTCTAATTCCCTGAATATTCTCAATCCATCCACAGGGGTATTCAGAAGTGCAGATGGAACGAACTTTACCTCTTGTAATTTTATTGTACCAGGACTGGAAAATGAAGTTAACATTACAATTGATAATTCGGGAATGGCACATATAACAGCCAAAAATAATCATGATCTATTCTATGCACAGGGATATTACTCAGCGTGTCAGAGATTGTTTCAGATGGAACTTCAGGCAACTGTGGCAGCAGGTAATCTCAGCAATTTTGTGGGTAAATCTGGATTACAGTCCGATTACACAATGAGACTTATAGGGCTCTCAAGAGATGCGTACAATCTTGAGAGAGACCTAAAGGCAAACTATACGGGCTATTTCAATTATATCAAATGGTATACTGAGGGTGTTGATGCGTACATAAATAACACTAACTCAGTTTCTACTCATCTTGGATTTCATCTCCTGGGGATAAAGCCATTCAGGTGGACAGTCTTCGACAGCCTTGTCTGGCAGGAGTATATGTCATGGTCTCTTGCGACAGGATCTACCAATGTTCTGCAGTCTGATCTCTTTGTTAATTCTTTGGGATTTGCAAATTACAGTGAAATATGGCCATATTATCCATACTATACGGAAAACATAACAATGATTCCAGGAAGTGGAACGGTAAATGGTTTTAGTCTATCTGAACAGGGTATCAGTCCTTCTTATTTGTGGAAACAGGATTTTTTCCAGGAATGGGCAACAGGAATATCAACCAACCTTTTAAGTAATCTTTCAAAGCTAATCAAAGATTCCTGCGATAATATTTCCGATCCATATAATCTACCAGGCTCACATCTTACGGGTTCACCAATAGGAAGTAACAGCTGGGTGATCACATCCTCGCATTCATCAGATAGCGATCCTATGATGGCCAACGATCCACATCTTCCACTTCTTGCTCCTTCACTATGGATAGAGTTCCAGCTAAAGGACCCCGGATTTAATATAACAGGTTGGGGACTTGCAGGATTACCTGGTATACTAATAGGGCACACAAAAAATACTTCATTTGGACTAACGACACCAGAGGGAAATTCAGCCAATGATTATGTGGAATTCCTTAAGGGAGACTCATATCTTTACAATGGAACCTATATACCCATGAAGAGCTGCAGTTACACACAGGCTGGAATTGATTATAAAATATATATGACAAATAATGGGCCACTAATAGGACGAATAGGCAACATAGGAATAAGCATGAACTGGGATGCAAGTTCACCAAGCACTGATCTTATAGCGGAGATTCTACTGGATCAGGCTTCAAATTACTCCCAGATGTTGAATGCACTGAAGTACTGGGGGCCAGCACCACCTCAGAATTTTGCTCTTGTTTCACTGCATCATGCAGGGTATATTACCGCCGGAGGGTATCCTCTTATAAGGGAGACCCTACCTGACGGTAAAACGTTGAAAGTTGTAGGTTCAGTATCTCTTCTAAATGGTTCAAACCCTCAGTATAGAGAAAATGGATATGTTCCTTTTAATTATCTTCCGCAGGCTGTTAACCCTTCCAGGGGATACATGTTTGCCCCAAATCAGCCCACTGTAGGTAAGAATTATCCATTTCCTTTCATTGGTTCATACTGGTCTACAGGAGGAAGGGCTGAAACAATAGATCATTATCTTCAAAATCATTCCAAAATGGATATTTCCAACATGATGGCTCTTCAGTCTAATGTGACAGATTACTGGGCATCACAGTTTAATCCAATCATTCTAAAAGCAATTTCTGGAATGAAATCAATGAATAGTTCAGAGGAAGAAGCTTACAGTTTACTTTTGAGCTGGAATTATTCTTTTTATGAGCCAATGAAAAATCCAACAGTCTACCAGTATGTAACTGCTGCATTCTACAATATCACCTATGATAAGGTCCTGAAGGAAAAAGGTATTTACAATTACACACCCTGTGTCTATATTAACACAGCTATATTCATGGCGAGAAATGACCCCACATCATCCTGGTTCAACGGAAACTTTACTCTGACTATGCAGAAAGCATTCGTAATGGCGATCGCTTTCATGGATTCAAAGCTCGGTGGGGAAAATAACTGGGACTGGGGCAACATACATAAGCTGGAAATCGCAAGTCTTACGGGAATCAGCTCTCTAGGCATAGGACCCATGCCGATCTGGGGTGGGAGACACACAGTTAGTGTAGGTAGCATACCAAGACTGCTTGAATATCCACTGCCATGTGTTTCTATAGGTTCATCGTTGAGAACTATCGCAAGACCAGGTTCCGGAACCTTCTACGGTGTATTTCCAGGAGGTCCAAGTGAAAATATTCTGAGCCACTGGTTCGATAACCAGCTTCCAAAATGGTTAAATCATCAATATTACCCTATGCAGGGATTACCAGTGGAGGTGAGAATAACATATGAACCTTAA
- a CDS encoding Mut7-C RNAse domain-containing protein, with amino-acid sequence MISWSGGLWICAAWTTPWLRDGRRKREIRYLADNMLGRLARYMRIMGYDTSYPNLEISDSELIEISRADDRVLLSRDKQLCSRYKQSIYIISDRIDEQIIQITNLERPRKEFLFSRCTICNGVLVKGDHNCEEEYDPRKIDTVYHCPNCGKCYWEGTHSHNILAKLESLKVYNETQTE; translated from the coding sequence TTGATTTCATGGTCGGGAGGGTTATGGATCTGTGCGGCATGGACAACACCCTGGTTAAGAGATGGAAGGAGGAAGAGAGAGATTAGGTATCTTGCAGACAACATGCTTGGAAGATTAGCGAGATACATGCGAATAATGGGTTATGATACATCATATCCAAACCTTGAAATATCAGACAGTGAATTAATTGAGATTAGCAGGGCTGATGATAGGGTTCTATTATCGAGGGATAAACAGCTTTGCAGTAGATATAAACAATCTATTTACATAATTTCAGACAGGATAGATGAACAGATAATACAGATTACAAATTTAGAAAGACCAAGAAAAGAATTTCTGTTTTCAAGATGCACCATATGCAATGGTGTTCTTGTGAAGGGTGATCATAATTGCGAAGAGGAATATGACCCCAGGAAAATAGATACAGTCTACCACTGTCCAAACTGTGGAAAATGTTACTGGGAAGGAACTCATTCCCATAATATACTGGCAAAACTGGAGTCACTGAAGGTGTACAATGAAACTCAGACAGAATGA
- a CDS encoding type II toxin-antitoxin system PemK/MazF family toxin, producing MKQGEIWLVNLTPTVGAEITKTRPCVITSSNEIGILPLKVIAPITDYKTHYDGLPWMLEISPNGFNNLSRRSVVDLFQLRTVSNVRLIRNIGKITEEEFQKILYAIKIVFGIY from the coding sequence TTGAAACAGGGAGAAATTTGGTTGGTTAATCTCACACCAACAGTTGGTGCTGAAATTACGAAAACAAGACCTTGTGTTATTACAAGCAGCAATGAGATTGGAATTCTTCCTTTGAAGGTAATCGCACCCATAACAGATTATAAGACACATTATGATGGGTTACCCTGGATGTTAGAGATATCTCCTAATGGGTTCAACAACTTATCCAGGAGATCTGTTGTAGATTTATTTCAATTGAGAACAGTTTCAAACGTAAGATTGATTAGAAACATAGGTAAGATAACGGAAGAGGAATTTCAAAAAATCCTTTACGCCATAAAGATAGTTTTTGGAATTTATTGA